From Mustela erminea isolate mMusErm1 chromosome 1, mMusErm1.Pri, whole genome shotgun sequence, a single genomic window includes:
- the PDE4C gene encoding cAMP-specific 3',5'-cyclic phosphodiesterase 4C isoform X6: MLNRELTHLSETSRSGNQVSEYISQTFLDQQTEMELPRVTPMESPRPMSQISSLRGLPHRASLSAATVPRFGVQTDQEGQLAKELEDTNKWGLDVFKVAELSGNRPLTTVMFSIFQERDLLKTFQIPADTLVTYLLTLESHYHADVAYHNSLHAADVAQSTHVLLATPALEAVFTDLEILAAIFASAIHDVDHPGVSNQFLINTNSELALMYNDASVLENHHLAVGFKLLQAENCDIFQNLSAKQRLSLRRMVIDMVLATDMSKHMNLLADLKTMVETKKVTSLGVLLLDNYSDRIQVLQNLVHCADLSNPTKPLELYRRWTDRIMAEFFQQGDRERESGLDISPMCDKHTASVEKSQVGFIDYIAHPLWETWADLVHPDAQDLLDTLEDNREWYQSKIPRSPVDLTSPEQGSPDRFRFELTLEEAEEEEEEEGALDTEVSESPDTELPAPEASPEPGALLLDNQRTGGKPCVDHEANVMAKPFGT; encoded by the exons ATGCTGAACCGGGAGTTAACTCACCTGTCCGAAACCAGCCGCTCTGGGAACCAGGTGTCCGAGTACATCTCTCAAACCTTCCTGG ACCAGCAGACTGAGATGGAGTTGCCTAGGGTGACTCCCATGGAGAGCCCAAGGCCCATGTCCCAGATCAGCAGCCTCCGTGGGCTCCCCCACAGGGCCAGCCTCTCTGCAGCCACCGTCCCACGCTTTGGGGTCCAGACTGACCAGGAGGGGCAGTTGGCCAAG GAACTGGAAGACACCAACAAGTGGGGGCTTGATGTGTTCAAGGTGGCAGAGCTAAGTGGAAACCGTCCCCTCACAACCGTCATGTTCAGCATCTTCCAG GAACGGGACCTACTCAAGACATTTCAGATCCCAGCGGACACACTTGTCACCTACCTTCTGACCTTGGAGAGTCACTATCATGCCGACGTGGCCTACCACAACAGCCTCCACGCCGCTGATGTGGCCCAGTCCACGCACGTGCTGCTGGCCACACCCGCCCTCGAG GCTGTTTTCACAGACCTGGAAATCCTGGCTGCCATCTTTGCAAGTGCCATCCATGATGTGGACCATCCTGGGGTCTCCAACCAGTTTCTCATCAACACCA ACTCAGAGCTTGCCCTTATGTACAACGATGCCTCCGTGCTGGAGAACCACCACCTGGCCGTGGGCTTCAAGCTTCTGCAAGCCGAGAACTGCGACATCTTCCAGAACCTCAGTGCCAAGCAGCGGCTGAGTCTGCGCAGGATGGTCATCGACATG GTCCTGGCCACAGACATGTCCAAACACATGAACCTCCTGGCTGACCTCAAGACCATGGTGGAGACCAAGAAGGTGACAAGCCTTGGAGTCCTGCTATTGGACAACTACTCCGACCGCATCCAG GTCTTGCAGAACCTGGTGCACTGTGCAGACCTCAGCAACCCCACCAAGCCGCTGGAGTTGTACCGCCGGTGGACGGACCGCATCATGGCCGAATTCTTCCAGCAGGGCGACCGGGAGCGCGAATCAGGCCTGGATATCAGCCCCATGTGTGATAAGCACACCGCCTCGGTGGAGAAATCCCAG GTGGGTTTCATTGACTACATTGCACACCCACTGTGGGAGACGTGGGCTGATCTGGTGCACCCAGATGCACAGGACCTGCTGGACACGCTGGAGGACAACCGTGAGTGGTACCAGAGCAAGATCCCCCGCAGTCCTGTGGATCTCACCAGCCCCGAGCAGGGGAGCCCTGACCGATTCCGCTTTGAGCTGACTCTGGAGGAGgcggaagaagaggaggaggaggaaggagctttAGACACAGAGGTCTCGGAGTCACCTGACACTGAGCTTCCGGCCCCAGAagccagcccagagcctggggccCTACTCCTGGACAACCAGAGGACTGGGGGCAAGCCCTGCGTGGACCATGAGGCCAATGTGATGGCCAAGCCCTTTGGCACCTAA